Part of the Leptospira sp. WS92.C1 genome is shown below.
TCTTTGGAATAAAAGTCAAGTCAGTCTAGTAAGGAGAAACAATCCGGAATTTCCCCTTGCCCCGCTTCGTCCCCGCGCCGTTTTCCGTTATCCCATGGGCAAATGTCGCATAACGACCAGAGTTTACCGACATCGCTGGGCCGGAGCGTGCTTGTAGTTACCCCACTTAAAACCGTACATCGCAGTTAGCTCCTAAGCAATAGGAGTAATGCTATGAATAGTACTATTATTAATGACACGGTTCACGTAATCACCTCTACCCAGCGAAGAAGAAGATGGTCTTCGATGGAAAAGGAACAGATAGTAAAAGAGACATTTGAACCTGGAAATTCGGTTTCTTTAGTTGCGAGAAAGTATAATATAGCCCCCAGTCAACTCTTCCCATAACCTTACCCACAAGTTAAAAAAACTAGCTTTTTTAGGCCATTGTTGCTTTTCTTTCCTTGGGCCTAAAGATGATCACTAAACATTGGAGTAGTACGCTCGAAACGGATTTAGATTGGATTGAAGAAGAATTTCTGTCTCTTAGCTTGGGGGACAAGAGACTTAATAAACGATTAAAGAAAATTATCGGATCGATGTGTAACCAAACGGGCTCAAGCCTACCTGATGTTTTTGGTAATTGGTCGGGAACAAAAGCCGCCTATCGTTTTTTCTCGAACCCGAAAGTATCTCCGGATGAAATTATTGCTCCACATTCCAGAGCGACTAAAAAGCGTCTTGAAAAACAAGAAACGATTTTGGTGTTAAGCGACACAACGGAAATTTATTATCGAAATAGAAACCGAATCGAAGGTTTAGGGCCGATGAATTCCAACTTGGATCAGGGGCTTCTTTTACATCCTTCAATTGCATTTACCACAGACGGAATCCCTTTAGGAATTTTAGATTTTAAAATGTGGACTCGCTTGAAATTAGGCTCTAAACATTTACCAAGAGATGTAAGAAAGAGAACTCCTATTGAAAATAAGGAAAGTATAAAGTGGATTCAAGGCTACAGAACAACATGCGAATTTTCTAAAGAATCCGATGCAAAATACATATTCATCTGTGATAGAGAAGCAGATATTTTCGAACTATTTCAGGAACATATAGAGGTAGGAGAAAACGCTCCAGATCTGCTTATACGTGCGGTTTATGACAGAAAGATCGAGGGCGGTGATTATTCTTGGTCCTATCTTGAAACCTTAGAGCCGGTTGATATATATACAATCTCTGTTCCAAGAAAGAAAGGAAAGAAAGCAAGAGACGCTAAAATCGAGCTTCGATTTGAAAAATTATCAATAAAGCCCCCTCGATATAAAAAATTGGAAAATATAGATATGTATGCGGTATCCGCAACTGAGATTGACGGATCAGAAGACGAAACAATTCAGTGGAAATTTTTAACAACAATTCCAATTAGAACTTCTGAAGATGCGAAGAACGTAATCTCTTACTATAAAAGTCGTTGGGGAATCGAAGTCTATTTCAAGATATTAAAATCTGGATGTGCAATCGAATCCACTCAATTCAAATTTGGCGATCGATTCAAGGCTTGTATTGCCATTAGCGCAATCGTCTCTTGGCGCGTAATGATGTTAACATTCTTAGGAAGGAATGTCCACGGATTAAAAGCTTCCATCATGTTTGAACCATTTGAATGGAAAGGCGCTTACTGCCGACTTTACGAAACTCCTCAACCACCAAAACAAGAACCTGATTTAGGCACTGTTTTAGAATGGATTGCAAAGTTAGGCGGACACTTAGGGCGGAAATCAGACTCAC
Proteins encoded:
- a CDS encoding IS4 family transposase; amino-acid sequence: MITKHWSSTLETDLDWIEEEFLSLSLGDKRLNKRLKKIIGSMCNQTGSSLPDVFGNWSGTKAAYRFFSNPKVSPDEIIAPHSRATKKRLEKQETILVLSDTTEIYYRNRNRIEGLGPMNSNLDQGLLLHPSIAFTTDGIPLGILDFKMWTRLKLGSKHLPRDVRKRTPIENKESIKWIQGYRTTCEFSKESDAKYIFICDREADIFELFQEHIEVGENAPDLLIRAVYDRKIEGGDYSWSYLETLEPVDIYTISVPRKKGKKARDAKIELRFEKLSIKPPRYKKLENIDMYAVSATEIDGSEDETIQWKFLTTIPIRTSEDAKNVISYYKSRWGIEVYFKILKSGCAIESTQFKFGDRFKACIAISAIVSWRVMMLTFLGRNVHGLKASIMFEPFEWKGAYCRLYETPQPPKQEPDLGTVLEWIAKLGGHLGRKSDSPPGPLTIFKGLMRVIDLGFMFKLLTQDLTCG